The following are encoded in a window of Amaranthus tricolor cultivar Red isolate AtriRed21 chromosome 2, ASM2621246v1, whole genome shotgun sequence genomic DNA:
- the LOC130805579 gene encoding auxin response factor 6-like — MVTISTISSQSKERVCVYLFGCSHWFALARYLEHDADGSSQVDLKNEIITGEVGDRCMSSLNFQGYGFNPWMQPRLDPTVLGLQPDIFQTMASSAIQDPRGLEKRPNQSLPQFQPNQNVSYQQSSLIQNQFLQQVQSQQTLARSFQESQTVAQNQVHGQLLQQQMQNFRQYDGQQSQQQQLPQFEQLRNQFSDQQKIPKVINKTHSFGSSTQSLPTSLETISSACPQQLFSNSIMNSLTPADISLMQSLLNSFSQDGGSRQVTLPDSNPLVSSSPILSKRVAVDPQLSPSTASCPLPQVEDLGGSQTRLSELSSLLPPLPTKEFLIYHGIGDSQNNLAAGTEFPPALEIMTTSCVDEAGFLRPTENDGQANLPSGTFIKVHKSGSLGRSLDISKFSRYPELRSELAQMFGLEGQLEDPLRSGWQLVFVDREDDVLLLGDDPWHEFVNNVWYIKILSPQEVQQMGIEGCDLRHAMSRPKHQNNFNSCDEYSIQQNLRHNSNGMASLTSLDY, encoded by the exons ATGGTGACTATATCTACAATTAGCAGTCAATCCAAGGAAAGAGTTTGTGTTTATCTTTTTGGATGCAGTCATTGG ttTGCACTTGCTAGATATCTTGAACACGATGCAGATGGATCGTCACAGGTGGATTTAAAGAATGAGATTATAACTGG AGAGGTTGGAGATCGCTGTATGTCATCGTTAAATTTTCAAGGTTATGGATTTAATCCCTGGATGCAGCCAAGGCTAGACCCTACAGTGCTGGGTCTACAACCTGATATATTTCAAACAATGGCGTCTTCTGCTATACAAGATCCTCGGGGTTTGGAGAAACGTCCCAACCAATCTCTTCCGCAGTTCCAGCCAAATCAGAATGTGTCTTACCAGCAATCATCtctaattcaaaatcaatttttacaGCAAGTTCAGTCACAGCAAACCTTAGCACGGAGCTTTCAAGAAAGCCAAACAGTGGCTCAAAATCAAGTCCACGGTCAGCTCTTGCAGCAGCAAATGCAAAATTTCCGTCAATATGATGGTCAGCAGTCGCAACAGCAGCAACTTCCTCAATTTGAACAGCTACGCAATCAATTTTCCGATCAACAGAAAATCCCAAAGGTTATCAACAAGACTCATTCTTTTGGGTCATCCACTCAGTCCTTACCTACATCCTTGGAAACTATATCTTCTGCGTGCCCACAACAACTGTTTTCGAACTCTATCATGAATTCTTTGACTCCAGCTGACATTTCTCTGATGCAAAGTCTGTTAAATTCGTTCTCGCAAGATGGTGGATCTCGTCAAGTCACTTTACCTGACTCTaatcctttggtatcttcatctCCCATACTTTCAAAGCGAGTTGCAGTCGACCCTCAGCTTTCTCCCAGTACCGCTTCATGTCCTCTGCCTCAAGTAGAAGACTTGGGTGGATCACAAACTAGGCTCTCTGAACTCTCTTCTTTGTTGCCACCTTTGCCCACTAAGGAGTTCTTAATATACCATGGCATTGGTGATTCACAGAACAATCT TGCTGCAGGGACTGAATTTCCACCTGCTTTGGAGATTATGACTACTAGCTGTGTTGATGAAGCAGGATTCTTGCGGCCAACGGAAAATGATGGTCAAGCAAACCTACCTAGTGGAACCTTTATAAAG GTCCACAAATCAGGGTCCCTCGGGCGTTCACTGGATATATCCAAATTTAGCAGGTATCCGGAGCTGCGCAGTGAACTTGCTCAAATGTTTGGTCTAGAAGGCCAACTGGAGGACCCCCTGAGATCAGGCTGGCAGCTTGTATTTGTTGACCGTGAGGATGATGTTCTCCTGCTTGGTGATGATCCTTGGCA CGAATTTGTTAACAATGTGTGGTACATCAAGATCCTATCCCCTCAAGAAGTACAGCAGATGGGTATAGAGGGTTGTGATCTTCGGCATGCTATGTCAAGGCCCAAACATCAAAACAATTTCAATAGCTGTGATGAATACTCAATTCAACAGAACTTGAGACATAATAGCAATGGGATGGCATCTTTAACCTCTCTTGATTACTAA
- the LOC130805006 gene encoding putative pentatricopeptide repeat-containing protein At3g47840: protein MTLLTRSHVRRFFTGLAKISTDFPWSSVIIWEKNPLKPPTQVSHLWEVNAQIKNLVGVGHFEAARKLFDEMPQRDVISWTNIISGYVKASNYDEALHLFSRMCVEPCISLDPFVLSIVFKACGLNNSLFFGKILQGICVKNGLVKSVFVGSALVDMYAKCGDISGSCLVFDEMPEKNVVSWTAIITGLVKTGHCKEGLMYFSEMWSSGLHCDTYSFAIALKACADLFHLKCGKEIHTQAIKKGFVSSSYVANTIATMYNKCGKLDYGMYLFGIMRTPDVVGWTSLITSYVQMGKEDIAVQQFLRLRGSEVKPNEYTFAAVITACAHLNKPIWGEQLHAHVISVGSIDALSVANSVMTLYSRCGKLKSASLIFQSMATKDIVSWSSIITGYSQAGYGKEAFDYFSRMRREGPKPTEFAFSSLLSVSGSMAILEQGRQLHAFIMKVGLGHTSLVQSALITMYSKCGSISDASQIYSGARKDDVVSWTSMVNGFAEHGDSLKALELFDKMLQDGLKPDGVTFVGVLSACSHVGLVDLGYHYFNSMTQKFQISPYREHYGCMIDLLCRAGRLTEAEAMINFMPYEVDEVIWTTLLRACRIHGDVERGRRAAERILANNPHCAGTLTSLASIYCAKGKWKEAADIRKLMRFKGVVKKVGASWIKVKNEVSTFVSGD from the coding sequence ATGACTTTACTTACAAGATCCCATGTCAGGAGATTCTTTACTGGTTTAGCTAAAATTTCCACCGATTTTCCCTGGTCTTCAGTTATCATATGGGAGAAGAACCCATTAAAACCACCAACCCAAGTTTCACATTTGTGGGAAGTTAATGCCCAAATCAAAAACCTTGTGGGTGTTGGTCATTTTGAAGCTGCACGGAAACTATTCGATGAAATGCCCCAGAGAGATGTGATTTCTTGGACTAATATAATTTCTGGGTATGTCAAGGCCTCAAACTACGATGAAGCGTTGCATTTGTTTTCCAGAATGTGCGTCGAACCATGTATTAGTTTGGATCCCTTTGTACTAAGTATAGTATTTAAAGCTTGTGGACTTAATAATAGTTTATTTTTTGGGAAAATTTTGCAAGGGATTTGTGTTAAGAATGGTCTTGTTAAATCTGTGTTTGTGGGAAGTGCACTTGTAGACATGTACGCTAAATGTGGTGATATTTCGGGTAGTTGTTTGGTGTTTGATGAGATGCCGGAGAAGAACGTAGTTTCATGGACGGCCATCATAACTGGTTTGGTGAAGACTGGACATTGCAAAGAAGGGTTAATGTATTTTTCTGAAATGTGGAGCTCTGGTTTACATTGTGATACATATAGTTTCGCCATTGCATTGAAGGCTTGTGCTGATTTATTTCATCTAAAATGCGGTAAGGAAATACATACACAGGCAATTAAAAAGGGTTTTGTTTCGAGCTCTTATGTGGCGAACACTATAGCTACCATGTACAATAAATGTGGGAAGCTGGATTATGGGATGTACTTATTTGGAATAATGAGAACCCCTGATGTGGTGGGATGGACCTCACTGATTACTTCCTATGTACAGATGGGTAAAGAAGATATTGCAGTCCAACAGTTCTTGAGATTGAGAGGTTCAGAAGTGAAGCCTAATGAATACACATTTGCAGCAGTTATTACTGCTTGTGCCCATCTTAATAAACCCATCTGGGGTGAACAATTGCATGCTCATGTCATTAGTGTTGGTTCTATAGATGCGTTATCAGTCGCCAATTCCGTCATGACATTGTATTCAAGGTGTGGTAAATTGAAGTCAGCATCTTTGATTTTTCAGTCGATGGCTACAAAAGATATTGTTTCATGGAGCAGCATAATTACAGGATATTCTCAAGCTGGATATGGCAAGGAAGCGTTCGATTATTTTTCTAGGATGAGAAGGGAAGGGCCAAAACCTACTGAATTTGCTTTTTCTAGTCTGCTTAGTGTTTCTGGAAGTATGGCGATTCTAGAGCAGGGTAGGCAACTGCATGCTTTTATTATGAAAGTTGGATTAGGACATACATCTTTGGTACAAAGTGCGCTGATCACTATGTATTCAAAATGTGGAAGCATAAGTGATGCTTCACAAATTTACAGTGGTGCAAGAAAGGATGATGTCGTTTCTTGGACGTCCATGGTAAATGGATTCGCTGAACATGGAGACAGTTTAAAAGCTTTAGAATTGTTCGATAAAATGCTGCAAGATGGTTTGAAGCCAGATGGTGTGACATTCGTCGGAGTCCTTTCTGCTTGTAGCCATGTGGGACTTGTAGATTTGGGTTATCATTATTTCAATTCAATGACCCAGAAGTTTCAGATCAGCCCCTATAGAGAACATTACGGATGCATGATTGACCTCTTATGCAGAGCTGGAAGGCTAACAGAAGCTGAGGCTATGATAAACTTCATGCCATATGAAGTAGATGAGGTTATCTGGACAACCTTATTGAGGGCATGTAGAATTCATGGTGATGTTGAGCGAGGCAGACGTGCTGCTGAAAGGATTCTTGCGAACAATCCCCATTGCGCAGGAACACTGACATCCTTAGCTAGCATTTACTGTGCTAAAGGGAAGTGGAAAGAGGCAGCGGATATTAGAAAATTAATGAGATTCAAAGGAGTCGTAAAAAAGGTAGGAGCTTCATGGATTAAGGTTAAGAATGAGGTTTCAACATTTGTTTCTGGGGATTAA